The following DNA comes from Sediminitomix flava.
ACACTCCGTGAATATGCTCTGATACATGGCGTACTCCCTTTGTTAGATGAGAACGAACAAATCCCGAGTCGATTTTTAAACTTCTTTGAAGAATTACCATACTATTTTGAGCTAGATAATGCTTACCTTGTTCATGCTGGTTTCAATTTTGAAATTGATGATCCGCTTTCGGATACCAACGCTATGATTTGGACAAGAGAACTTCCTTCTAGCTCAAATTGGCTAAATGGCAAAAAGCTCATTCATGGGCATACACCTACCACTTTAAGAAGAATACAACAGCAATTAAAAAATAATGATCAAATCATAAATATAGATAATGGTTGTGTGTTTGATGGTATGCGAGAAGACATGGGAGCAATGCTTGCCCTCAACTTAAATGACTACGAACTGTTGATTATGAAGAATGTTGTACACGCCTAAAAATCCCTCTTTATAGTAGTAAAATCGCCGTTTTATCGAATAAACGTTAAACCAACGATTTCTTGTAATAACAAATCCTAACACTATGCATTCGTTCTAGATTTTTACTGTTGAGCCTAGTATATTTGAAGTGTTATCAATGACAAAATAAGTTCTGAAAAGGACTTTCAAGATATATAAGAACATAGTAGAAAGTAGCAATGAGTAATAGTTAGTTTTTGGGTTACTATAAAGAGGTTTCACATTGTGAAACCTTTTTTTCTACTTCAGAATCAATAAAAAAATCCTGATAGGTTTAACGCTATCAGGATTTTCTATTTTATGAATATCTTTTCTGTTTCTATAAACAGATTTGTGTTTGAATAGCAAATACATTTGAATCCTCCTTTTCAAGACCGTCATAAGCTGCTTGAGAGTACTTATACTCAAAAGTTACTTTCGCATTATGACCACTGAAATAATAATTCAAACCTGCTCCAAACTCATTCCCTGCATTTTCATAAGCTTCATAGCCAGTATAGCCATAACTTACATAAGGCTGAAGTTTCCCATCTCCAATTGAAGGAGGTAAAAGGTAACCTAAATGAGCATAAGCTATATCTCCACTACTTACTCTTCCTGTAAAATCTTCACCATAATTCATGTGCATATATGTAGCATAAGCTGTCAATGCTCCATTGCCTAGTGGTGCATCATAAAATGCATCTACAGAAAGGTGTGTTACATTACTTGTTATGGTATTTTTTTCAAGACCTTCAAATGTGTTCAAAGCATCTATACTTCCTCCTTCAGCAAGTTTAATAACTCCATCTTTGTGGTGGAAGAATCCTGCTCCAATATTGAAGACACTTTTCTTACCTAAGTATGTACCTGTTTTAAAAGGTAATGTAGTAGATTCTCTGTCCTTAAATTGGTATGCAAAATAACCTTGAAAGATGCTCATCCCTTTGTTTGAACCTACAGCACTGTATAGTTTTCTTGTATTATACGAATACGAATCTTCTGTCAGCGTATTCCCTACATCAGCACTATTGCTCATCGGAACGTTCCACGCCACACGATACTCCAAACGATCAATATTACCTTTGGCAAACAAACCAATATGTCTAGCCATCTGATCTGAGAATCCAATTTGTGGCCATCCAAAAGTTGGGTTATCCATGGTCAGCATAGAAATTGTACTGTGGTTTCCCATACGGTTAATTCCATTCCAATAGTGTAAACCTCCACCAGTTGTAAATGTGAATGCTTCAGACTTTGTCCAGTTATATTCTCCCCATAAATCATGTAGAAAAACTTGAGAAGCATTCGATTCAGTACCTAGTTTAGTAAGTTTATTTGGGCTCAAGCTGTTCAAACCAGCGTGTGCCAATACCAAAAATTTAGAAGAAATCTGTGCATATGCCAATGCTCTTGCTCTTCTGATCTGAGGTGTAATAGTAAAATCTTCCTGTCCTTGAGTTCCATCAATCTTAAATTGCCCCCAAGCTAACACTCTTACGTAGCTACTTCCATCCTCATTTAATGAGAACTTTAGAGGTTCAAAAGTTACTTTAGACTCTTCTTCTTTTTCCTGAGCAAACAATGATGTAGTGATTAAGGTAAAAAACAGGAAAAAAAGTCTACTATAAAGCCTATTCATAATGATAATATGACGTTTGATAATTTCAAATGTGAGTAAATATTCAAATCGGTGGCAAATATCAGAAGAATACTCTTTAACAATTATTAATGTATGTGAATGAACTCTTTGTAAAAGGCTGAAAATGAAAAAAAGACAGCAAAACAATATTTACTGCCTTTTCTATTATCCTAATTCAAAATAATTATATCGTTTTTATGATTTGCTCGTTTGAAACCCTCAGACGTTTTCCCCAAATCCCTTCCTGTTTTCCTTTACCACAAGAGATGACCATACAAATACCTGCTGAAGAGGGTAATCGTAACAATCGTTTCAACCTTACACTATCAAAACCTTCCATAGGACAAGTATCATAACCCTCAGCTTTCATGGCATACATAAAAGTCATACAAGCTAATCCGCAGGTTTTATGCAATACCGTCCATACATCACTTTTAGAAGTTTCTCTCACACTCGGTCTAAATAAACCTACGGTGGCAAATATCATTTTACGGATACTTCCCATAAGCCCTAAAGAATCATTCCGATAAAGTAATGGCATCAGTTTACCGTAATAAGCCCCTACTTTTTTAAGTTCTTCAATCCGATCTCCATATTGAATTTTCAATTGATCGTAATTAAACTTCGCTCGTTCTTTCCACAGATCTGGCCTAATGACAGCAACTACCAATTCACTTGCTGTTTTTGCAGCAGACTGATTGAGACAAATCGGAACCATTGCGGCTTTCATTCGCTCACTTTTTATTCTATAAAATTCCCAAAGTTGCATATTAGAGCTATTTGGAGAAAGTATTGCCAGCTCCAAACTCCGTTGGACAGCCTCATGATCAAAATCGAATTCTGTATCATAGACTCTGACCGAACGGCGTTCTTGAACGATTTGATTGAAGGAATCAACCAAGTCCTTGTTTTTAGTTTCCAGCATGGATTCGTTAGTGTATAATAAGTTTATGAGTTAAAAATAATTTCCATCCGCCCCCAGATGAAATCAAAACATAGCTTGACGACTATAAAAAGATGAGTTGGTCGTAGCTCTGAATAATAATTTAACTTTTTAAGCTGAAATTAGTTATCTCAAAGTCAAAAGTTTCGTATAAACTGCTAACTTGATTTTTGAGTTTACGAAACATCAAACTTTCAATATTTTATATTTATTGAGTAAATAAGTTCATTGCATGGCATCTTTATTAGATTTTGTAGGGAATACCCCTCTAGTCGAAATTAAAAATATTAATCCGAATCCTAAGGTCAGACTTTTAGCAAAACTTGAAGGACACAACCCAGGTGGTAGTGTAAAAGATAGAGCTGCATTTAGCATGATAAAAGGAGCCTTAGATCGAAATGAAATAGATCAGCACACAAAACTCATTGAGCCTACTAGCGGAAATACAGGAATTGCTTTGGCTATGATTGCTCGCCTTTACAATTTGAATATTGAATTGGTAATGCCAGAAAATTCTACCGCAGAAAGAGTAAAAACTATGAGAGCCTATGGCGCAAAAGTTACGCTTACTCCTGCTGAAGGTTCTATGGAGACAGCCATTGACTATGCCCGTCAGAAAGTGGAAGAAGATGGTTATGTAATGCTTAATCAGTTCGGGAATCCTGATAATTACATGGCTCACTACCGTACTACTGGCCCAGAAATTTGGAGAGATACCGAAGGAACAGTGACGCATTTTGTTTCGGCAATGGGAACAACAGGGACAATTATGGGGACTTCCAGATTCTTGAAAGAGAAAAATAATAATATACAGATTGTAGGTACGCAACCTCAAGAAGGTTCTCGTATTCCAGGTATTCGCCGATGGCCAGAAGCATATCTTCCAGCAATTTTTGAGAAAGAGAGAGTAGATCAAGTGATTGATGTATCTCAAACTGACGCTGAAAACAATGCGCGTAGATTAGCCAAAGAAGAAGGAATTTTTAGCGGTGTAAGTAGCGGTGGAGCCCTGACTGCTGCTTTAAAGGTTGCTGAACAGATTGAAGAAGGAACAATTGTATTTATTGTTTGCGACAGAGGAGATCGCTATTTGTCCTCTGAATTATTCAGCTAACAAAAAATCATATAGGTATTTCATCCGTTGGAACTCGATTTCAACGGATTTTTTTTATGTCTAACTTTCGCAAGACTTCGAAAGGAATTATCTTAAACAACCAACTTATTTTTTAACCCAAAAACTATGCTCAGCGAAAAAGAACAAATCTACCGTTTGGCACTTCACCTTACCCCAAAAATAGGAAGTAGATTATCTAGAGTTTTATTAGGTCACTTTGAATCTGCTGAAAATATATTTTCACAGACCAAACAGTCATTACAGAAAATACCACAGATTGGCGAAGGGATTATTCATAACCTTTTTGATAAAATGCTTTTAGAAAGAGCAAAAGAAGAATATGAGTTAACCCAAAAACACGATATTTCTCTCTACTTTTATTCAGAAGATAACTACCCTTATAAGTTAAAACAAATTCCAGATGCTCCTACCCTATTTTACTTTAAAGGGCAAAAAGAATCATTAGAAAACCAGAAAATGGTTGCTGTTGTAGGTACTCGAAAAGCGACTGAAGCGGGGAGAAAGTTTTGTAGAGAACTGATTTATGAACTTCAGAAATTCAATGACCTTACCATAGTAAGTGGTTTAGCCATTGGAATTGATGTTGAAGCACATAAAGCAAGTCTAAAATCAAATATACCTACCATTGGAGTAATGGCTAATGGGATGGGAAAAGTATATCCTTCATTTCATAATAAAATAGCCGAAGAAATGTGTCATCAAGGGGGACTGATTACAGAAGGACAAATGTTTTCTAAACCCGATAGTGGAAAATTCCCTGCCCGAAATCGTATCATTGCTGGACTATGCGATGTTACGCTTGTGATTGAAGCCGCAGAAAAAGGAGGTGCATTAATTACTGCCGAACTTGCCAATTCTTATGATCGGGAAATTATGGCTGTACCAGGAAGACCATCCGATAAGTATTCGGCAGGATGTAATAAATTGATCAAAAAACACAAAGCTCATTTGCTCAATGAATTCTCTGATCTTGAATATTTAATGAATTGGGGGGACGATGGTCAGCAATTATCATTATTTCATGAAAAACAGAAGCCTACTTTTCATAACCAAGACGAAGAACGAATTTATCAAGAACTAGAAACTGGAGTAAAAATGCTAGATGAGTTGGTTTACAGACTTAAAATTCCACAAACCCAATTGGCTGCTTTACTTCTTTCTCTAGAACTAAATGGTGTCATCCGTCCATTACCTGGAAAAAGATTTGAATTATGCTAATAAAAAAGAAGCCGAAATGTCAAACACTTCGGCTTCTTTTCATCAGATACTAAAATATATATTAACCTAATTCTTTAATCATCTCACGTAATCTGTTAAAACCATATTCGGTTGCCAACAAATCATTCAGACGAAGAATCGTTAATCCATTATATGTTTTCACTCGCTTCAATGCTCTCTCCATCTGAGACCAACCTTCATTACTGTTCAATTCATGTGGGGTTGCATTTTCACCAGCAAGATTAATTTTTAAATCATAAGCGGCTTCAGCCATCCATCTTACCAAATCTTCAGCACGAGAATAAGCTTCATAATCACGATTGTATTTTTCCAAACAAGTGAAATGAACAACCAATCGCTCTTTATTTTCTTTATCAACCAAAGCATGAAGCATTTCCAAATACTCCCTTTGATCTAATCCATTCAAGTGATCATGCGATTTTATCAATCCTGCAGTCACTTCTGAGACTCTTGGCATTTGCGGATTGCTGATATTCCAGTGAATTCCCGCAATTTTAAAACCTATCGGTACTTTTTCATAAGATTCATTACTAAATACCTCAAGCGCCAACTTAGTGATTCTTTTACCATGATCGATGAGGGATTGGTTATACCAAGCAATAAGGTCTTTTCCCATTGCCGACTTGAAGTAATATTGCTTTTCGAAGAAGCTATCACTATCGCGAGGCATTGTAATCTCTTCAAAAGAAATGTAGCTTGTCTCCCATTGAGCATTCAAGGCATCCAAATCTTCGCTGTACTGGAACTTCACATATCGTTGGAAATCTTCAACCGCCAAACGACTGTAACATTGAAGTGTTCCTCTATTTGGATAATTCCCCCAGTCATGTGCATTGTATGAAGGATAACGCAACTCTCCTGCAGGTCCCATACTGATATTAACTTCAGAAGTCATGTTTGCATAAGAGTCATATCTATCTCTAAACTCTTCCATAAATCTCTGATAGTATGGCATTACATAAGCATCTGCCCACAAGGACACATACTCTACAGAAGTATCACCGGACTCACTTACATACTGAAGATCAGATAATGACAAATGAGGATTTTTCTGCATCAACTCTCCCCAAAGCCAAACTGGAATCCATTGTGTGAAATTATCATTTACATTCCCTCCTGCTTGGTGGAATGACAAAATAGGTACCCAATTCAGTCCATTCAATTGAATAAGATGAATCAGACGATCATAATAATCCCAGTTGAAGTGATTTGGTCCTTGTTCCTGAACCATTCCCCACCAAACATCAATTGAAATCGCTTCTACATTTGCATCTTTCAGCAATTTCAGATGACGATCAAATTCTCTCCAATTATCATAAGTAAGAATTCCTCTTGGGTTATCTGCCGAAAGATGCAGCGGTCCCATTACACGGAAATATTTCTGAGGTTTCGGCACAAAAGCTTCTTGACTTCTATATTGCTCAATCATGCGTGACATACGCTCTTTCACAATAGTATCGTCAAAAATTGCCTTCAGCGGTGAGATATTCAAGCCATCGTAACTCGCCACATCAAACATCGACTTTTCTAACTGATTCCAGCCCGCATTATCAAGAATACCACCGTAAGTTCCATTTTCAGCAACTACTCGAATTCCCAATTTATGTGCTGCATTTGCAATCCAGATAGAAAGATCTTCTGCTCTTGAAAAACCTTTAAAATCTTTATTTTCTTTCTCAATACAAGTAACGTGCAGTACCGTACGTTTTCGGTATTCTTGAGGTACAATTGCCTTCAACGATTTGTAGTATTCCTTATGATCACTCATACTCAAATCTGGATGAGCTGCAATAATACCCGAAGTAATTTCTGCTGCTCTCGGCATTACTGCGTCACTTATCTTCCAGTGTACTCCAGAAATTCTGAAGCCAATTTTAGCTCTACTGAAAACACCCTCTTGGAAAACATCAAATGTCATTTCTAACATTCGACGTCCATGTGATAACAACTCATGATTATACCATTTCGAAAAGGCAAGACCATAAGCCGTGTTCATGTAACCTCGATTGCTGAAAATATCATTCTGTTCGTTGGGCAAGCTTACATTATCCCACGATTCCCAACTTTGCCCTAAAGCTTTATTCGTTTCTTCTAAAGTTCCGTATTCAGCCTGTAGCCAATATTGCCAGCTCTTAAATGCAGGATTGGAATAACATTGTAACGTACCTCTATTCGGGTATCCGCCCCAATCATGGCTATCAAAAGAAGGGTAACGTAATTCTCCACTTGTACCCATCGCAATCATGATCTTAGGAATTGGAATTCCCATAGAACTAAACGTATACTTAAAGCTCTCCATGACCGAACGGTACAATGGTATTGTATATTTATCAGCCCAAAGGGACAATGATTCGAAAGAGGCATCTCCTGTTTCAGAGACATACTTCAAATCACTAACACGTTCTAGCTCTGGCGAATTTGACAGCAAATAACCCCATACCCATTCTGGAATTGGCTTCACATAATTGAAGTTTTCCATCTGTACGTCTGCTGCCTGAAAGTGGAAACAAAACTCAGGAACAAAACTGATTCTGTTATTCTGTAAAATTTCAGCTATATGCTGATAATATTCCCATTTAAAACCAATGACTGATCCATCTTCAATCTTGTATTCTGGTTCCACTTTTGCCCATGAGATAGGGACTATAACCGCATCAACTCCCATGTTGGCAAGTTCACGAGTCCAAATCTC
Coding sequences within:
- the dprA gene encoding DNA-processing protein DprA is translated as MLSEKEQIYRLALHLTPKIGSRLSRVLLGHFESAENIFSQTKQSLQKIPQIGEGIIHNLFDKMLLERAKEEYELTQKHDISLYFYSEDNYPYKLKQIPDAPTLFYFKGQKESLENQKMVAVVGTRKATEAGRKFCRELIYELQKFNDLTIVSGLAIGIDVEAHKASLKSNIPTIGVMANGMGKVYPSFHNKIAEEMCHQGGLITEGQMFSKPDSGKFPARNRIIAGLCDVTLVIEAAEKGGALITAELANSYDREIMAVPGRPSDKYSAGCNKLIKKHKAHLLNEFSDLEYLMNWGDDGQQLSLFHEKQKPTFHNQDEERIYQELETGVKMLDELVYRLKIPQTQLAALLLSLELNGVIRPLPGKRFELC
- a CDS encoding family 14 glycosylhydrolase yields the protein MTAPRRKTFEVTAPLSVRLYNDDTILREDDWRLFEIWTRELANMGVDAVIVPISWAKVEPEYKIEDGSVIGFKWEYYQHIAEILQNNRISFVPEFCFHFQAADVQMENFNYVKPIPEWVWGYLLSNSPELERVSDLKYVSETGDASFESLSLWADKYTIPLYRSVMESFKYTFSSMGIPIPKIMIAMGTSGELRYPSFDSHDWGGYPNRGTLQCYSNPAFKSWQYWLQAEYGTLEETNKALGQSWESWDNVSLPNEQNDIFSNRGYMNTAYGLAFSKWYNHELLSHGRRMLEMTFDVFQEGVFSRAKIGFRISGVHWKISDAVMPRAAEITSGIIAAHPDLSMSDHKEYYKSLKAIVPQEYRKRTVLHVTCIEKENKDFKGFSRAEDLSIWIANAAHKLGIRVVAENGTYGGILDNAGWNQLEKSMFDVASYDGLNISPLKAIFDDTIVKERMSRMIEQYRSQEAFVPKPQKYFRVMGPLHLSADNPRGILTYDNWREFDRHLKLLKDANVEAISIDVWWGMVQEQGPNHFNWDYYDRLIHLIQLNGLNWVPILSFHQAGGNVNDNFTQWIPVWLWGELMQKNPHLSLSDLQYVSESGDTSVEYVSLWADAYVMPYYQRFMEEFRDRYDSYANMTSEVNISMGPAGELRYPSYNAHDWGNYPNRGTLQCYSRLAVEDFQRYVKFQYSEDLDALNAQWETSYISFEEITMPRDSDSFFEKQYYFKSAMGKDLIAWYNQSLIDHGKRITKLALEVFSNESYEKVPIGFKIAGIHWNISNPQMPRVSEVTAGLIKSHDHLNGLDQREYLEMLHALVDKENKERLVVHFTCLEKYNRDYEAYSRAEDLVRWMAEAAYDLKINLAGENATPHELNSNEGWSQMERALKRVKTYNGLTILRLNDLLATEYGFNRLREMIKELG
- the cysM gene encoding cysteine synthase CysM, which translates into the protein MASLLDFVGNTPLVEIKNINPNPKVRLLAKLEGHNPGGSVKDRAAFSMIKGALDRNEIDQHTKLIEPTSGNTGIALAMIARLYNLNIELVMPENSTAERVKTMRAYGAKVTLTPAEGSMETAIDYARQKVEEDGYVMLNQFGNPDNYMAHYRTTGPEIWRDTEGTVTHFVSAMGTTGTIMGTSRFLKEKNNNIQIVGTQPQEGSRIPGIRRWPEAYLPAIFEKERVDQVIDVSQTDAENNARRLAKEEGIFSGVSSGGALTAALKVAEQIEEGTIVFIVCDRGDRYLSSELFS
- a CDS encoding metallophosphoesterase family protein, encoding MKKYPLTYNIPSTSDSGKRWAISDLHGCLMTFDKLLDEIHFKTQDQLFLLGDLIDRGPDSKGLLNRIIELKESGYQIHCLRGNHEEMLLDHVYNYSSTLREYALIHGVLPLLDENEQIPSRFLNFFEELPYYFELDNAYLVHAGFNFEIDDPLSDTNAMIWTRELPSSSNWLNGKKLIHGHTPTTLRRIQQQLKNNDQIINIDNGCVFDGMREDMGAMLALNLNDYELLIMKNVVHA
- a CDS encoding nitroreductase family protein — translated: MLETKNKDLVDSFNQIVQERRSVRVYDTEFDFDHEAVQRSLELAILSPNSSNMQLWEFYRIKSERMKAAMVPICLNQSAAKTASELVVAVIRPDLWKERAKFNYDQLKIQYGDRIEELKKVGAYYGKLMPLLYRNDSLGLMGSIRKMIFATVGLFRPSVRETSKSDVWTVLHKTCGLACMTFMYAMKAEGYDTCPMEGFDSVRLKRLLRLPSSAGICMVISCGKGKQEGIWGKRLRVSNEQIIKTI